CCGTTCACTCAAGGCCCTGGCAAAGGAACTGGATATTCCCGTCATGGCCCTCTCACAGCTGAACCGGCAGGTCGAGGCGCGGGCGGACAAACGCCCACAGCTCGCAGACCTCAGGGAATCGGGGGCGATCGAACAGGATGCCGATGTGATCATGTTCATCTACCGTGATGAGGTCTATAACAAATCGGAAGATAATCCCGAGAAGGGAAAAGCCGAGATCATCGTCGGCAAACAGAGAAACGGGCCCACTGGCCTGGTGAACCTTGTTTTTCTGAAAGAATATACGCGATTTGAAAATCTCGCCGTCGGTTTCGAGGACTGACCGTCTACCGCTCCGGCAAAAGCCCCCGTTCTTCTCCCAGATAGGGCAGGGCCGTCCGGAGCTTTCTCAGGGCTTCCTTTTCGATCTGGCGGGCCCGTTCCCGCGTGATGTTGAAGCGATCGCCGATCTCCTGCAAGGTTTCCGGTTTTTCCGCCATTGTCCTGTGTTTGATGATGTAATATTCGCGCTCGTTCAGATGAGAGAGCGCCCCGTCGATGTTTTTCTTGACCAGTGCCGTTTCTTGCTTCCTGATAAGGGCGTCTTCCTGGCTGATCCCCTCATCGGCGAGCTGATCGATGTACATTGAATCGCCTTCATCATCGATGGAAGCGTCGAGAGAGACATCGCGGTTCATCAACCGCAGGTCCATTTCCTCTATTTCCGTTTCCTTGACGTTGAGCAGGTCCGCTATTTCTTTGAATTCCGGATTTTTTTCAGATATTCCCTCAAGCTTGCGTTTTGCCTGGGCGAGCTTGAAGAAAAGCTTGCGCTGGGCCTGCGTCGTGCCGATCTTCACGATGCTCCATGTCTTCATGATGTAATTCTGCATGTAGGCCCGGATCCACCACACGGCATAGGAGATCAGGCGGTAACCCCTGTAGGGATCGAATTTTTTTACGGCGTGCATGAGCCCGATGTTGCCTTCCTGGATCAGGTCTATCAGTTTTATCCCGTAGTTCCTGTACTCGTGGGCGATCTTTACGACGAACCGCAGGTTTGACGTGACCAGTTTCTCCGCCGCTTCCATGTCGTTCGTCTTGACGAAGCTGACGGCAAGTTTGAATTCCTCTTCGGCCGTCAGAATGGGAAACTGGTTGATCTCGGATATGTAAAGGTCCAGTGTGTCGGTTACTGCCGGAAGCTGCATGTCTGTCTGTGATAAACCCCCTGTCAATTTTCAAATTTAACATTCTAACGATATGAGGTCCTGCAGTCAAGGCTTTTTAACCTCTTGCTTTCCTTGACAGAGCTCGCGGCCATGGTTAGATTAACACCGAAAGCGGATGATGAAAAAACCCGTTACAGGAGGTCCCGTGAAATCAGTCAATACGTCGATCATGGAGTTCGCCGGCAGATTCGCGAAGGAGATAAAGGCGAAAGCGATACTGGTGTACGGTGACGTGGCCCAGGATATCGTTCTCGATCAGGACAAGGACGGATATTACCGGACGATCCTGATCACCCGGGATGGCGGAGAAACGAAAGCGGACGGAGGCGTAAAGACGATCACCATTCCCGATGTGGAGTTCACCCGTCTGAGCCAGATCAAAATAGCCGTTACAAAGGGCATAGCCACGGGTCTTTTTGAAAAGGGGGACAAACTGGTCTGCCTGACAGGGATCACCCGGTTCGGGTACATAGACAGCATCTTCATCATCGATGTGGGTAAGGAATTTGAAATACTCACCTCGGAAGATATTTCGGATTTTTTTGAAGGTATATACCCTGAGGTCTTTGAAACGGTCCTCAACATCGCCCTTGAGCTCGGTGCTCAGGGCAGGGAAGGCCGCCAGGTCGGGACCATTTTCATCCTCGGTGACCATGAACGGGTCATGCAGTTGTCGCGGCAGATGATCATCAATCCCT
This region of Deltaproteobacteria bacterium genomic DNA includes:
- the rpoH gene encoding RNA polymerase sigma factor RpoH, with product MQLPAVTDTLDLYISEINQFPILTAEEEFKLAVSFVKTNDMEAAEKLVTSNLRFVVKIAHEYRNYGIKLIDLIQEGNIGLMHAVKKFDPYRGYRLISYAVWWIRAYMQNYIMKTWSIVKIGTTQAQRKLFFKLAQAKRKLEGISEKNPEFKEIADLLNVKETEIEEMDLRLMNRDVSLDASIDDEGDSMYIDQLADEGISQEDALIRKQETALVKKNIDGALSHLNEREYYIIKHRTMAEKPETLQEIGDRFNITRERARQIEKEALRKLRTALPYLGEERGLLPER
- a CDS encoding diadenylate cyclase; this translates as MKSVNTSIMEFAGRFAKEIKAKAILVYGDVAQDIVLDQDKDGYYRTILITRDGGETKADGGVKTITIPDVEFTRLSQIKIAVTKGIATGLFEKGDKLVCLTGITRFGYIDSIFIIDVGKEFEILTSEDISDFFEGIYPEVFETVLNIALELGAQGREGRQVGTIFILGDHERVMQLSRQMIINPFMGYKEEERNILDQNLRETIKEFSALDGAFIVKENGVLVTAGRHLSAALESKEFPQGLGSRHIAAAGITSVTDAIAIVVSESTGTVRIFKKGKMFVDIEKA